GAGGCGGCGCCCCTGACAGGTGCGGCAGGGCATCTCCACCATGAAGTCGCCCAGCTGCTGCCGGACGGTGTCACTTCCGGTTTCGTAGAAGCGCCGCTCGACGTTCTTGAGGATACCTTCCCAACCGGTCTCGTACTCGCCTTTGAACTTCCCGCCGTCCATCTTGAACTTGAAGGTCTTGTTCGAGACACCATGCAGCAGCATGTCCTTGGCGGCCGCCGGCAGCGCTTTCCAGGGGCTCTGCAGCTCGAACTTGAAGGCCTTGGCCAGGGTCGGCAGGATCGACTTGCGCAGGTAGCCACTCGGCTCGCCCCACGGCAACACGACTCCTTCGAGAATCGAGATCGAGGGATCGCCCAGCACCAACTCGGCGACCGCTTCGCGCCGGGTGCCGAGTCCATGGCAGTCGGGGCAGACGCCATAGGGCGAGTTGAAGGAGAACTGGCGCGGCTCGAGTTCCGGCATCGAGAGACCGCACTTGGGACAGGCAAACCGCTCGGAGAAGAGAATCGACTCGCCGTCCGCGGCGCCCCGGTCGTAGCGTACGAACTCGACCGTACCGTCAGCCGCCTTGAGGGCGGTTTCGACCGAGTCGGCCAACCGGCTCCGATCCTGCTCTCGGACAACCAGCCGGTCGACCACGACCGCCACGTCGTGATTCTGACGGCGGTTGAGCTTGGGCACGGCGCCCAGCTCGTACACGATGCCATCGACCCGAACCCGAACAAAACCGCGCTTGGCCAGGTCGTCGAAGAGTTCGCGGAACTCGCCCTTCCGGCCTCGGACGATCGGCCCCAGGACCTCGACCCGGGTGCCTTCCGGCCAGGCGAGGACCGCCTCGGTAATCTGGCTGGCGCTCGACCGGGTAACCGGCGACCCGTCATTGGGACAATGCGGCACGCCGGCACGGGCCCAGAGGAGCCGCATGTAGTCGTAGATCTCGGTGACGGTGCCCACGGTCGATCGAGGATTGTTGCCGGTCGACTTCTGCTCGATTGAAATGGCCGGTGAGAGGCCCTCGATGGCGTCGACGTCGGGCTTTTCCATCAGGCCGAGAAACTGGCGCGCGTAGGCCGAGAGCGACTCGACATATCGCCGCTGCCCTTCGGCGTAGATGGTATCGAACGCCAGCGACGACTTGCCGGATCCGGATAGGCCGGTAATGACCGTCAGTTGATTGCGGGGAATCGAAACCGAGATGTTCTTGAGATTGTGTTCGCGTGCACCGCGGACCCGAAGGTATTCTTGCGCCATAGCCCCTGAACATAGCCCGAAACCATCCGCCCTTCAATCCTGCCCTCCACAGAGGGCAAAGGGGCCGGGAGTACCGACGGCGAATCGCAGCGCCGGCGCGTTGACGGACCAAAGAATCCGACTAAGGTTCGCGCAGGTATCTCGCCGTGTCTCCCCTCGGAGCGCCCATGCATCGTCCTCTCACCGTTCTCTGTCTGGCCAGCTATCGCAAAGGCGATGCGTTCATGATCGCCGCCAAGCGCCTGGGCGCCCGAGTCCTGCTGCTGACCTCCAAGAGCCTGGAGGGCGCCGACTGGCCCCGGGAATCGCTCGACGACACCTACTACATGCCTGACGTCGACAACCGCTGGGACATGAACGACGCGATCAAGGCGGTCAGCTGGCTGGCACGCACGGTCAAGATCGACCGGATCGTGGCCCTCGACGACTTCGATGTCGAGAAGGCCGCCGCTCTGCGCGAGCATCTGCGGGTGCCGGGAATGGGCGATACCACGGCGCGGTACTTTCGCGACAAGCTGGCTATGCGCGCCAAGGCGAGCAGCGCCGGCCTGGCAATTCCGCCGTTTGTGCCGGTGATCAACTACGACGACATCAAGACCTTTCTCCAGACCCACGCCGGCCCCTATGTGCTCAAGCCGCGATTCATGGCGGCGGCCATCGGAATCCGGAAGCTCAGCTCTGCCGAAGAACTCTGGCCGGTGCTCGACAGCCTCGGCGACGAGCAATCCTTCTACGTGCTGGAGCAGTTCATCCCGGGCGGCGTCTTCCATGTCGACTCGATCGTGGCCGATCATCGAGTCCGCTTCGCGCTGGCAAGCGAGTACGGCACGCCTCCGTTGGAAGCTGCTCATGAAGGCCGTGTGTTCTCGTCGCGCACCCTGCGGCGCCGGAGTCGCGAGGAGCGGGCGCTCCTGACCTTCAATCAGCAACTGCTCAAGGCGTTGGGCTTGAAGCAGGGGGTATCGCATACCGAGTTCATCCGGCATCCTGACGGGCGCTTCTTCTTTCTGGAAACGTCGGCCCGGGTCGGCGGTGCGCACATCGTCGATATGATCGAGGCGGCCACCGGCCTCAACCTCTGGAGCGAATGGGCCAAGCTCGAGTGCCGTGAAGCGAACGAGCCCTATCTCGTGATGCCGTTCAAGAAGCATTACGCCGGGCTGATCCTTTCGCTTGCCAGGCAGGAATGGCCCGACCTGTCGAGCTACGACGCTCCCGAGATCACCTGGCGGCTGACCAAGCGACACCATGCCGGACTGATCGTGGCGGCGGCCCGATACGACCGGGTCGAGTCCCTGGTCGAGCAGTACCAGAATGGCTTCTATCGGGACTTCTTTGCCTCTGCTCCGCCCCTGACGCACGCCGCGGAGTAAGCGATGGGACGGCTCCACAATTCCCGCGCCGGCGAGGCGGACCCCGGTCTCCTCGAGGGCTTCGAGCCGTCGAGTCTGGAGGGCGATCTCCCGGTCGCCGGGGCCGATGGCATCGCAGCCTTCCGCCCCTTCGGGCGGGACATGCCTGAGCAGCGACTCCCGACGATCAGCGACCCGGACGCGCCGCTCCCGGACCGGACGGTCGAGCGCGCTCGCGACCTCAACCGCCGGGGTCGGCGTCTCGATGCGATCGCCTCACTCGACCAGTTCCTGGCTGCCCATCCGAACGCCGTCGAACCCCGCCTGGTCCTGGCCGAACTCCTGGCAGACGCCGGTGAAGTCGACTCGGCGCTGGAGCAGCTTGGCCACCTGCTCGAACTGACCCGTAACGCGGCGCCAATCCTGGTCCGGCGTGGCGCACTCTATGCACAATCAGGACGACCGCAGGCTGCGGAAGCCGACTTCCGAGAAGCGATTCGGAAGGACGCAAGCTATTGGCCTGCTTATCGTTACCTTGGCGCCATCCGGCTGCGGCTCGGTGGAGTGGTCGAGGCGGTTGCGGTGCTTCGGGAAGCCCGTTCTCTGGCACCTCAAGACCCGGAGTGCGCTTTATACCTCGCGGAAGCACTCCTGACCAGCGGCAGTCTTGCCGAGGCTGAGACCCTGCTGCACTGGGCGGTCGAGGTTCTGCCAGGCGACCCGCGAGGATATACGCTGCTCGGCCGACTCCACGATCGGCTCGGCCAGCAGGAGATTGCGATGACGATGCACCGCAAAGCGCGCGAAGTGGCAGGACTGTGAAGCTCGGCGCGTTTACCCGCCGTACCGCGGCACAAGTGATGTTGCTCGCCTGGGCTGCCGCGCTGGCCTGGCTGGCTCGCCGCGAGTTCGGCAAGACCGAGGCGGAGACCATCGCGGAGGCCACCGTTAGGCTCAACCCCGACGCGTTCTTCTATACCGTCAAGGCCGGCGACGTCCAGGTCGGCTACGCCAGTATCACCATCGATACGGCCGTAACCGGATTCCGGATTTCCCAGGTCATGGCGCTCGACGTGCCTGCCGAGGGCGATTCGATTCGGCGAATGACCCGCCGCACCGACATCCTGCTGTCGCGCAGTTTGCGTCTCATCAGTTTCGTCCGCACCGTCACCGGCGGGGGCCAGTTCGACGAACTTCGCGGTACGATCGAGGGCGATTCCCTGCTCCGCCTGGCGCAGCGGGACGGTCGCGACGGCCCTTCGAGCGAATGGGCGCTTCGGGTCTCCGGCGACGTCGCCCTGCCCGAGACGCTGCCCTATCGCCTGGCCTTTGCGAGGCGTCTCAGGGTCGGCCAGTCTGGCACCACCAACCTGCTCGACCTGACCACCGGCACCGTCAGTCGGCTCGACATCGCAGCGACGGCAGAGTCGCTGTTCGTCTTTGCCGACAGCGCGGTCGAATCCCGGAGCACCCGACTCTGGCAACCGGCGCGGCTCGATACCGTGGCCGCGTGGCGCCTCGAACATACCGGGAGCGGCACTCCGGAGGTGCTCTGGGTCGACGCCAACGGCAACCTGGTGGCGAGCCAGGCGCCCCTGGGTGTCCACCTGACCCGATCGGCCTTCGAACTGGTCAACATCAACTACCGTGCGGAGCTGGCCCGGAACCTCGCCGACCGCGCTCGGGTCGCCGCCATGCGAAGCTTGCTGGAAGCGGGCCTCCGCCTGCCGCGCTCCGACAGCGCCGAGTACCGGGTTCGGACCGTCGGCACGGCCGGGGCGCCGCAGACTACGTGGCTCACCGGCGGCCGCCAGACCTCGGACGGAGATCGCGTCGACATCGGTCGGCACGGTAACGGCGCTGACTCGGTTCGGCGCGGCTTCCTCGACCCTGCAGCCCAGCTCGCTCCGGTGGCGTCGAGCGTTGCGGCACGGGCTGCCACGATCGCCCCCGAGGCGCGCGGCCGCGCCGTGGTCCAGGCGCTGGCCCAATGGGTCCATCGAGAAGTTCGGCCTGACCCGTCGCTCGCCGCGGCCAAGTCTGCGGAGCGCGTCCTCGCCGAGCGGCGCGCCGGGGCGGAGGGCATGGCAACGCTGTTTGTCGACCTGGCGCGGGCGCGCGGATTGACTGCGCGAGTCGTGGGGGGGGTCGCCGTCGTCGGCGGTACCACGTATGGGCACACCTGGGCCGAGATCCGGCTGGATGACGCCTGGGTGGCCGTGGATCCGACGTTCGGGCAGTTCCCGGCGTCGGCGTCCTTGCTGCGCATCGTCTCCGGCGGGTATGGTCGCGCCATCGACCTGGTGCCACTGGTCGGTGGCGCCGTCATCGAACCGATTCTGTCGGATGCTCAACCATGATTCAGCTTACCAATCTGACGAAGCGGTACGGCAAGTTCACCGCGGTCGATGGGATCTCGCTCGAGATCCCGCCCGGGACATTGTACGGCCTGCTGGGTCCGAACGGCGCCGGCAAGACGACGACCATGCGGATGATTGCCGGGATTCTTCGGCCAACGTCCGGATCGGTGACCGTTGCCGGCTATGACATCGTCAGCCAGCCGATGCAGGCCAAGCAGCGCCTCGGGTTCATCCCGGACCGTCCCTTCGTCTACGACAAGCTCACGGGCGCGGAGTTCCTCCGCTTCGTGGCGGGACTGTACGGGCAGTCCGGGCCGGAAATCGAGCGGCGGGTCGACGAGCTGCTCGAACTGTTCGAACTGGCGCCGTGGAAGCACGAACTGACCGAGTCCTACAGCCACGGTATGCGCCAGAAGCTGATCATCTCGAGCGCCATGGTTCACCGTCCCGATGTGATCGTGGTCGACGAGCCGATGGTTGGCCTCGACCCCAAGAGCGCGCGGCTCCTCAAGGAGTTGTTCCGCGGTTTTGTCGGGCGCGGCGGCACCGTCCTGATGAGCACCCACACGCTCGAGATCGCCGAAGTCA
This window of the Gemmatimonadales bacterium genome carries:
- a CDS encoding tetratricopeptide repeat protein codes for the protein MGRLHNSRAGEADPGLLEGFEPSSLEGDLPVAGADGIAAFRPFGRDMPEQRLPTISDPDAPLPDRTVERARDLNRRGRRLDAIASLDQFLAAHPNAVEPRLVLAELLADAGEVDSALEQLGHLLELTRNAAPILVRRGALYAQSGRPQAAEADFREAIRKDASYWPAYRYLGAIRLRLGGVVEAVAVLREARSLAPQDPECALYLAEALLTSGSLAEAETLLHWAVEVLPGDPRGYTLLGRLHDRLGQQEIAMTMHRKAREVAGL
- a CDS encoding transglutaminase domain-containing protein yields the protein MKLGAFTRRTAAQVMLLAWAAALAWLARREFGKTEAETIAEATVRLNPDAFFYTVKAGDVQVGYASITIDTAVTGFRISQVMALDVPAEGDSIRRMTRRTDILLSRSLRLISFVRTVTGGGQFDELRGTIEGDSLLRLAQRDGRDGPSSEWALRVSGDVALPETLPYRLAFARRLRVGQSGTTNLLDLTTGTVSRLDIAATAESLFVFADSAVESRSTRLWQPARLDTVAAWRLEHTGSGTPEVLWVDANGNLVASQAPLGVHLTRSAFELVNINYRAELARNLADRARVAAMRSLLEAGLRLPRSDSAEYRVRTVGTAGAPQTTWLTGGRQTSDGDRVDIGRHGNGADSVRRGFLDPAAQLAPVASSVAARAATIAPEARGRAVVQALAQWVHREVRPDPSLAAAKSAERVLAERRAGAEGMATLFVDLARARGLTARVVGGVAVVGGTTYGHTWAEIRLDDAWVAVDPTFGQFPASASLLRIVSGGYGRAIDLVPLVGGAVIEPILSDAQP
- a CDS encoding ABC transporter ATP-binding protein, with the translated sequence MIQLTNLTKRYGKFTAVDGISLEIPPGTLYGLLGPNGAGKTTTMRMIAGILRPTSGSVTVAGYDIVSQPMQAKQRLGFIPDRPFVYDKLTGAEFLRFVAGLYGQSGPEIERRVDELLELFELAPWKHELTESYSHGMRQKLIISSAMVHRPDVIVVDEPMVGLDPKSARLLKELFRGFVGRGGTVLMSTHTLEIAEVMCDRIGIVFGGKIAAAGTMAEIREQTASGSASLEDIFLKLTGGLGERELSAVLDG